The following are from one region of the Paenalkalicoccus suaedae genome:
- a CDS encoding GNAT family N-acetyltransferase, translating into MEIRQLTAKDATIYQSLRLEALQSAPEAFASSYEEEVDYSNELIEHRLTQQTSYTLGAFENDHLVGMVTLIFSPKRKIAHRASIVGMYVDATARKKGVGDQLVKEIMVKANSLPQIESLHLSVTATNEPAKALYKRHGFTTYGLEEKALKIDDVYYDEELMINYLPNKTIER; encoded by the coding sequence GTGGAGATCAGACAGCTTACTGCGAAAGACGCAACAATCTACCAATCTTTAAGACTTGAAGCACTACAATCTGCACCAGAAGCTTTTGCCTCAAGCTACGAAGAAGAAGTCGACTACTCAAACGAATTAATCGAACATAGGCTCACACAACAAACATCCTACACACTAGGTGCCTTCGAAAACGATCACCTCGTAGGAATGGTCACATTGATTTTCAGTCCCAAGCGTAAGATAGCTCACAGAGCCTCGATAGTAGGCATGTACGTCGATGCAACCGCGCGAAAAAAGGGAGTAGGGGATCAATTAGTAAAAGAAATCATGGTAAAAGCAAACTCCCTTCCTCAAATTGAAAGCCTGCATCTATCCGTCACAGCAACAAATGAGCCGGCAAAAGCACTCTACAAACGCCACGGATTCACCACCTACGGTTTAGAAGAGAAGGCACTTAAAATAGACGACGTGTATTACGACGAAGAATTAATGATCAACTACCTTCCAAACAAAACAATAGAGCGTTAA
- a CDS encoding S8 family peptidase, with protein MRDTTIFTRSIALILALLLVLPGGFTAFAESDFDSDLQQAPTEASTQAQTTDATLLTSETHLISFTEDIRTDVITAYGGTITDELDATGIVIAELTQPTADLIASHPAINAVEEDHPVEIDNASSHTTTTRTYGHTTIRADIPRDVGLTGQGVKVSIIDTGVSTTHPDLTVTDGYNFLSNNSNYDDDNGHGSHVAGILAGTGDPAANGVRGVAPGVEIYAAKAMDSTGGGNHSTLVRAINWSIEKNVDIINLSLGSPRTSSVLEQAAQAATDRGILLVAAAGNFGSTTAGTTTVDFPARYSNVIAVAATDQQDNRANFSGYGPEVEIAAPGVRIYSADRNNTYRLRDGTSMATPYVTGMLAIMKQQDSTKTARQLRLQLRDWATPLGTSQPNSATGFGRIQFPTNLQGPLQGVLTVDAEVTARTTQQATVNITWTDRDRTQSVLYEVRRNGTVIYEGRNRSFQDTVRQNGDYTYAVRTKRNANTSAPVTKTIPVQLEDRELAPSQLTATLTTISKEEAVIEVIWTDDPRSQQVDYILRRNGQIIYTGMGTRFVDRVNADGDYTYDIRARRSPTNISEPRVATDLRIRLADQYAEILGRYSDVAENAWYLQYLGPLNQQNLIRGYQDNTIRPTQAITRAEVVTILARQQNWGAGTTTTTFSDLPATHFARGTIAEAARRGIISGYSDGTVRPNAPVTRGELAVFLSRAYSYPAVQPVGTYPDLRPQAFYTGSVNQLNAANIIGGYPDGTIRPDQAVTRAEFAAFLQRTLLQ; from the coding sequence ATGAGGGACACTACCATCTTTACACGAAGTATTGCACTTATCTTAGCTTTACTACTAGTACTACCAGGGGGATTCACAGCATTCGCAGAGTCCGACTTTGATTCCGATCTGCAACAAGCGCCAACAGAAGCGTCAACCCAAGCACAAACAACGGATGCCACACTACTCACATCCGAAACGCATCTCATCAGCTTCACCGAAGATATTCGCACGGACGTCATTACCGCTTACGGCGGCACGATCACCGATGAACTCGATGCAACTGGCATCGTCATTGCAGAGCTCACGCAACCAACCGCCGACCTGATCGCAAGCCATCCAGCTATCAATGCGGTCGAAGAGGACCACCCTGTCGAAATCGACAACGCAAGCTCTCACACTACAACTACACGCACTTATGGACACACAACGATTCGCGCTGACATTCCTCGTGACGTTGGACTTACTGGTCAAGGCGTCAAAGTGTCGATCATCGATACAGGCGTATCAACGACGCATCCCGACCTAACCGTCACAGACGGCTACAATTTTCTGTCTAATAACTCGAACTATGATGATGACAACGGCCATGGCTCGCACGTAGCTGGTATCCTCGCAGGGACAGGGGATCCAGCAGCTAACGGCGTTCGCGGAGTCGCGCCAGGCGTTGAGATTTATGCCGCAAAGGCGATGGATTCGACTGGTGGGGGGAATCACTCGACACTTGTTCGCGCCATCAACTGGTCGATTGAGAAGAACGTCGATATTATCAACCTCAGCCTCGGTAGCCCGCGCACGAGCTCTGTCCTAGAGCAGGCTGCTCAAGCAGCGACAGATCGAGGGATTCTACTCGTTGCTGCGGCAGGGAACTTCGGAAGCACGACAGCAGGCACGACGACGGTCGATTTCCCGGCGCGATACAGTAACGTCATCGCAGTAGCGGCAACCGATCAGCAGGATAATCGTGCAAACTTTTCTGGGTACGGACCAGAAGTAGAGATTGCCGCACCAGGCGTACGTATTTACAGCGCAGACCGCAATAACACATACCGATTACGCGACGGCACATCGATGGCAACGCCGTATGTAACGGGTATGCTTGCGATTATGAAGCAACAGGATTCCACCAAAACAGCAAGACAGCTTCGCCTGCAACTAAGAGACTGGGCAACGCCACTAGGTACTTCCCAGCCAAATTCAGCAACAGGCTTCGGACGCATCCAGTTCCCGACCAATCTACAAGGACCACTTCAAGGTGTCCTTACAGTTGACGCTGAAGTGACAGCGCGCACGACACAGCAGGCAACGGTCAACATTACGTGGACGGACCGCGATCGCACGCAGAGCGTTCTCTACGAAGTACGACGTAATGGCACGGTTATTTATGAAGGACGTAACCGAAGCTTCCAGGATACAGTCAGACAAAACGGCGACTATACGTATGCGGTTCGCACAAAACGTAACGCTAACACATCGGCACCAGTAACGAAAACGATCCCTGTTCAGCTAGAGGACCGTGAGCTCGCACCGAGTCAATTGACGGCGACACTCACAACGATCTCCAAAGAGGAAGCGGTCATCGAGGTAATCTGGACGGACGATCCACGCAGTCAGCAAGTTGACTACATTTTACGCCGTAACGGTCAGATCATATACACGGGCATGGGCACGCGCTTCGTTGATCGCGTCAACGCCGACGGTGATTACACGTACGATATTCGCGCCAGACGCTCGCCCACCAATATCTCCGAGCCACGCGTCGCTACAGATCTGCGCATTCGCCTAGCCGATCAGTACGCCGAGATTTTAGGGCGTTATAGTGATGTGGCGGAAAATGCGTGGTATCTGCAATATTTAGGACCGCTCAATCAGCAGAATTTGATCCGTGGCTATCAGGATAATACAATCAGACCGACGCAAGCGATCACGCGAGCAGAGGTAGTAACGATTCTAGCAAGACAGCAAAACTGGGGAGCAGGGACGACCACGACGACGTTCAGTGACCTACCAGCTACTCACTTTGCACGAGGTACCATCGCTGAAGCGGCACGCCGCGGAATCATTAGTGGCTATAGTGACGGCACCGTACGACCAAACGCACCTGTTACACGTGGAGAGCTCGCGGTCTTCCTAAGTCGCGCGTACTCATACCCAGCAGTTCAGCCAGTAGGTACGTATCCAGACTTACGTCCACAGGCCTTTTATACAGGAAGCGTTAACCAACTAAACGCAGCTAACATTATCGGAGGCTATCCGGACGGTACGATCCGTCCAGACCAAGCTGTAACGAGAGCCGAATTCGCAGCGTTCTTGCAGAGAACATTGCTTCAGTAA
- a CDS encoding GNAT family N-acetyltransferase, translating into MQKIRNIQPADYQTIHSVMDAWWGGRQMSDMLPKLFFIHFTDTSFIMEENGEIQGFLCGFMSQLYPEEAYVHFIGVDPNARRGQVGKQLYEQFFKTVQAKGATVVRAVTSPINTASIAFHTRIGFEVEKGDATDNGVSVFTDYDGKGQSRVLFKKAVT; encoded by the coding sequence ATGCAAAAGATACGCAATATCCAGCCTGCCGACTACCAAACCATTCACTCTGTTATGGATGCGTGGTGGGGTGGAAGGCAAATGAGCGACATGCTTCCGAAGCTTTTTTTCATTCATTTTACTGATACGAGCTTTATTATGGAGGAAAACGGTGAGATACAGGGGTTCTTATGTGGATTTATGTCTCAATTATATCCTGAGGAGGCGTACGTTCATTTTATCGGAGTGGACCCGAATGCCAGGCGCGGTCAAGTCGGCAAACAGCTCTATGAGCAGTTTTTTAAAACAGTTCAAGCAAAAGGGGCTACTGTTGTGCGAGCTGTTACCTCTCCTATTAATACAGCCTCTATCGCGTTTCATACACGAATAGGCTTTGAGGTCGAAAAGGGGGATGCGACGGATAACGGTGTGTCTGTCTTTACTGATTATGATGGCAAAGGACAATCTCGCGTCTTGTTTAAAAAGGCGGTCACTTAA
- a CDS encoding flagellar assembly protein A: MATKTRLDIFEGDTVAQAIQLGLAELDINQSEADIVVIQNESTKYWGVKKQKAKVKITKKQRDNWEDWILDKVGVGSGEVDPIKRETHTHLTGRVWIKDGHIQFQASPTVKPILVVPDEITVYKNDKQVKGRTALTEGDRITFDLSPTAVETTWSVRLDEAKQQVSLRVNPGKYYIPSLKDELPTHTLNLSIHQNEQVNNQLSENDVCKQLDLMGIVHGINHDAIKQACAATLSLTIVIAEGEQPKHGKDGDVTFLIDMSERSLPFLENTDGTADFRESSYIPSLKEGEVLGTVVEPTKGEDGRSLYGDVLKASDGHPVIVKPGNGVEFVDQEQKVVTTQSGRPHIERLGRTVKISIMPKLTHRGDVEVSSGNIHFIGDVEVLGSINEDMLVHAEGQVAIYRHVMQGIIQAKSDITINGNVIRGSLVAGKDNSSYAELNKQLQPFVDHYVLCLQSIKQLAKNQKFIEIMKQHGSLNPVIKLLLESSNKKLLHSSAKLVGTIYSLEHKIDKRWKTFANQIEMGLLKFHSKGFQTIQEMEELHQEAAALLDYISVPSQSSAHVKINYAMNSTITARGDVIILGKGSIHTNVEAGGKIKVNGKAIGGRLIGKKGVELEQAGSPAGVPTIVQTDDEGVIEIATCHPDVVIIVGKHTFKIVKEEVNIRARLNTQGELVLYR, encoded by the coding sequence ATGGCTACTAAAACACGTTTAGATATATTCGAAGGTGACACAGTCGCTCAAGCTATTCAACTCGGCTTAGCAGAGCTTGACATTAATCAAAGTGAAGCTGATATTGTTGTTATTCAAAATGAATCGACTAAATATTGGGGAGTTAAAAAGCAAAAGGCAAAGGTTAAAATAACAAAAAAGCAACGGGATAATTGGGAGGATTGGATTTTAGATAAGGTTGGAGTTGGCTCGGGAGAAGTCGATCCTATTAAACGAGAAACTCACACTCATTTAACAGGTAGGGTGTGGATAAAAGACGGACACATCCAGTTCCAAGCATCGCCTACCGTTAAACCAATTCTCGTCGTTCCAGATGAGATCACTGTTTATAAAAATGACAAGCAAGTAAAAGGGAGAACAGCTTTAACAGAAGGAGACAGGATTACGTTTGATCTCTCACCAACTGCCGTTGAAACGACCTGGAGCGTTCGTTTAGATGAGGCAAAGCAACAAGTCTCCCTCCGTGTTAACCCAGGTAAGTATTATATACCAAGTCTTAAAGATGAGTTACCAACTCACACGCTTAACCTATCCATTCATCAGAACGAACAAGTAAATAATCAGCTTTCAGAGAACGATGTATGTAAACAGTTAGACTTGATGGGAATTGTACATGGAATAAATCACGATGCCATTAAACAGGCCTGCGCAGCGACTTTATCTCTCACGATTGTTATTGCAGAGGGAGAGCAACCTAAGCATGGTAAGGACGGGGACGTCACGTTTTTAATTGATATGTCTGAGCGCTCTCTACCTTTCTTAGAAAATACAGACGGGACGGCTGATTTTAGAGAGTCCTCATATATCCCATCTCTAAAAGAAGGAGAAGTATTAGGTACGGTTGTTGAACCGACAAAAGGAGAGGACGGGCGCAGTCTTTATGGAGATGTCTTAAAAGCTAGCGATGGTCATCCCGTCATCGTAAAGCCAGGTAACGGCGTCGAATTTGTGGATCAAGAACAAAAGGTAGTTACGACACAAAGTGGTAGACCTCACATCGAAAGACTCGGAAGAACGGTTAAGATATCAATCATGCCAAAGCTGACGCACCGAGGTGATGTGGAGGTCTCTAGCGGAAATATTCATTTTATTGGAGATGTAGAAGTGTTAGGAAGCATTAACGAGGATATGCTCGTCCATGCAGAAGGACAAGTTGCCATTTATCGTCATGTGATGCAAGGAATCATACAAGCAAAAAGCGATATTACCATCAACGGGAATGTAATCAGAGGCTCTCTTGTGGCAGGTAAGGATAATTCCTCTTATGCTGAATTAAACAAGCAACTACAACCTTTTGTTGATCATTATGTGCTATGCCTTCAATCGATCAAGCAATTGGCTAAAAATCAAAAGTTTATTGAAATTATGAAGCAACACGGAAGTTTAAATCCTGTGATCAAGTTGCTATTAGAATCATCTAACAAAAAATTACTTCATTCATCTGCCAAGCTTGTAGGAACCATCTATTCTCTAGAACATAAAATAGACAAAAGGTGGAAAACATTTGCGAACCAAATTGAAATGGGTCTTCTTAAATTTCATTCAAAAGGATTTCAGACGATTCAAGAAATGGAAGAGCTTCATCAGGAAGCCGCGGCACTGCTAGATTATATCTCGGTGCCGTCTCAATCTTCTGCTCATGTGAAAATTAATTACGCAATGAATAGTACTATCACCGCAAGAGGCGACGTGATAATTCTAGGCAAAGGTTCTATTCATACGAATGTGGAGGCTGGAGGTAAAATAAAGGTTAATGGGAAAGCAATTGGGGGGCGCCTAATTGGCAAGAAAGGAGTGGAGCTTGAACAGGCAGGCTCTCCTGCAGGAGTTCCAACGATTGTTCAAACTGACGATGAGGGTGTCATTGAGATCGCTACCTGTCATCCTGATGTAGTGATTATAGTTGGTAAGCACACGTTTAAAATAGTGAAAGAGGAAGTAAACATACGAGCCAGGCTAAATACGCAGGGTGAGCTCGTTTTATATCGATAG
- a CDS encoding RNA polymerase sigma factor, translated as MVKLALDGDDDALRELHGRYVQHIYSYAYMQVHNHHDAEEILQDVFWKMARSLHQFKGKSSFKTWLFTISRNVTTDYLRKKARDKTVATDEIEAKTTAYAQSAEEEVLAGDDDLKEAMKLLSEDHRTVLSLRFIHGCSLMETAKVMRRTVFSVKAMQSRASKKLAEILARKVGEA; from the coding sequence TTGGTTAAACTCGCACTTGATGGCGACGACGACGCACTCCGCGAGCTACACGGACGCTACGTGCAGCACATCTACAGCTACGCGTACATGCAGGTCCACAACCATCATGATGCAGAGGAGATTCTACAGGACGTCTTTTGGAAAATGGCGCGAAGCCTGCACCAGTTTAAAGGTAAGTCCTCATTTAAAACGTGGCTGTTTACCATTAGTCGTAACGTAACAACCGACTACTTACGTAAAAAGGCGCGAGATAAAACCGTTGCAACAGATGAAATAGAAGCAAAAACAACCGCATATGCCCAGTCAGCTGAAGAGGAAGTGTTAGCGGGAGATGACGATCTAAAAGAAGCAATGAAACTGTTAAGCGAGGATCATCGTACCGTGCTGTCACTCCGTTTTATCCATGGCTGCTCGTTAATGGAGACCGCAAAGGTGATGCGTCGGACCGTATTTTCTGTCAAGGCGATGCAGTCGAGGGCGAGTAAGAAGCTTGCGGAGATTTTGGCTAGAAAGGTGGGAGAGGCATGA
- a CDS encoding N-acetylmuramoyl-L-alanine amidase, which yields MRKLTLLMVALTMLFSLVGLSFAPQSAEASRFSDANQVEVLRLAEDGIVRGVAPNQFGPQQNVTRAEAAVMIARALGIEGRAGGNSFSDVPSTHWAGPQIAAMAERNLIGGYSDGTFQPNRTLSRQEMAAILGRTFNYESVRSSFFTDVPPSHYYYQSIRILGDSAITGGYPDGTFGPTRTINRLEFSLMMARTLYPEYRPEVASVGLSGSIAKGTVINSDTLNVRPDPSTSHAPLGAITRGTEVNIHEFVGTWALVSNDNIRGYVSTSYLSVTYPPGSGSLAGRVIMLDPGHGGSDPGAVANGLQEKEINLDVSLRTMRKLQNAGATVLMTRTTDVFPSLQDRVRMANNSNADIFISVHANAAASTSARGSETFYDTTYRAADSRRLAQELQVEMLDKLNTVNRGVKTQGFYVIRNTRIPSALVELGFMTNPAEAERMKTSAFREASAEALYQGIVNYYRR from the coding sequence ATGCGAAAACTTACATTATTAATGGTGGCTCTCACCATGCTGTTTTCACTCGTTGGACTTAGCTTTGCTCCGCAGTCTGCCGAAGCGTCTCGCTTCAGTGATGCGAATCAAGTAGAAGTCCTAAGGCTCGCAGAAGACGGAATCGTGAGAGGCGTTGCGCCAAATCAATTTGGACCACAGCAAAACGTAACACGCGCAGAAGCAGCAGTCATGATTGCTCGCGCACTAGGAATCGAAGGACGAGCAGGTGGAAACTCCTTCTCTGACGTCCCATCGACACATTGGGCAGGACCACAAATTGCGGCAATGGCTGAACGTAACCTTATCGGAGGTTATTCTGACGGAACGTTCCAACCAAACCGTACACTATCTCGCCAGGAAATGGCGGCCATTTTAGGACGTACGTTTAACTACGAAAGTGTTCGTAGCTCATTCTTTACTGACGTACCACCATCACATTACTACTATCAAAGCATCCGCATTTTAGGTGACAGCGCTATTACTGGCGGTTACCCAGACGGAACATTCGGACCAACTCGTACAATCAACCGTCTAGAGTTCTCTCTTATGATGGCTCGTACACTTTATCCAGAATACCGTCCAGAGGTTGCTTCTGTAGGACTATCTGGATCCATTGCAAAAGGAACAGTTATTAATTCAGACACGTTAAATGTTCGACCAGATCCATCTACATCGCACGCTCCTCTAGGTGCAATCACAAGAGGGACGGAAGTAAACATTCACGAGTTCGTAGGCACTTGGGCCCTCGTTTCGAACGATAATATCCGAGGCTACGTCTCTACAAGCTATTTGTCGGTTACATATCCACCGGGCTCAGGCTCGCTAGCTGGTCGTGTAATTATGCTTGATCCAGGCCATGGCGGCTCCGATCCAGGTGCTGTTGCAAATGGTTTACAGGAAAAAGAGATCAATCTTGATGTCAGCCTGCGCACAATGCGTAAGTTACAAAACGCTGGTGCGACAGTACTCATGACTCGTACAACAGACGTATTCCCATCCCTACAGGATCGTGTACGTATGGCAAACAACTCAAACGCAGACATCTTTATCAGTGTCCATGCAAATGCAGCGGCATCGACGTCTGCTCGTGGATCAGAAACATTTTATGATACGACTTACCGTGCAGCGGACAGCCGTCGCCTAGCGCAGGAGCTTCAAGTAGAAATGCTTGATAAGCTTAATACGGTCAATCGTGGCGTAAAAACGCAAGGCTTCTACGTTATCCGTAACACGCGTATTCCTTCTGCATTAGTGGAACTTGGATTTATGACAAATCCAGCAGAAGCAGAGCGTATGAAGACTTCCGCATTCCGCGAAGCTTCAGCCGAAGCGCTGTACCAAGGTATCGTAAATTACTACAGAAGATAA
- a CDS encoding ABC transporter ATP-binding protein/permease: MSFIKVNQVKKSFKLGRGQVQVLHGIDASFEKGELVSILGESGSGKSTLMNILGGMDRDYQGDVSVDGESLSTMSESQLDDYRKARIGFIFQSFNLISHLTVLDNVLVTMEMTKLTREERTRRATDILTDIGLGDHLHKRPNQLSGGQKQRVAIARALSNDPDIILADEPTGALDQENSEQIMDLLESIAKRGKLVITVTHSEKVAARSTRVITMADGRVIDVTQKQVAYEHTSETTQVASKSLNPLTALKMAANNVRINIKRNLLVSFGGAIGILSVILMLAIGSGVTDYINDQINESLNPTTIQVTSASSDSSDAAESFVPNPLPETVAISEEQREIAQNLDHVVAVEDVYTAMLSTSVNLDETTVDIVSFETVSETTSEDQLVAGALPADDELLVSEGVAQKLVEDSTDLIGETVFFYLNTTDDQNRPQVLEAEFVVSGLSEARLNQDTAYATYADVEALFGDEATLLPTQLNIEVDDVANVDAVTEALESEGFTGTGVGNILSQVTMYLQMATMLLAGIAAISLIVSAIMIIVVLYISVVERTKEIGILRAIGARRKDIKRIFFAEAAILGTISGIIGVVGAYIVSILGNNVMEQTFEASLISMNLGYAVIGIVVSIIISIIAAMMPAAKASKLDPIESLRYE, from the coding sequence ATGTCATTTATTAAAGTCAATCAGGTTAAAAAATCGTTTAAGTTAGGGAGGGGGCAGGTGCAGGTATTGCACGGAATTGATGCGTCCTTTGAAAAGGGAGAACTTGTATCGATTCTCGGGGAATCTGGAAGTGGGAAGTCGACACTCATGAATATTCTTGGTGGGATGGATCGCGACTATCAAGGTGATGTGAGCGTGGATGGCGAGTCGCTGAGTACGATGAGTGAATCGCAGTTAGACGATTATCGGAAGGCGCGCATCGGCTTTATCTTTCAGAGTTTTAATCTCATAAGCCACTTAACTGTGCTAGACAATGTGTTAGTGACGATGGAAATGACGAAATTAACGAGAGAGGAGAGGACTCGCAGGGCAACGGACATCTTGACCGACATAGGTTTAGGCGACCACCTGCATAAGCGACCGAATCAGCTGTCGGGCGGGCAAAAGCAACGTGTGGCCATTGCTCGTGCACTTTCTAACGATCCGGATATTATCTTAGCCGATGAGCCGACAGGTGCTTTAGATCAAGAAAATTCCGAGCAAATTATGGATCTGTTAGAGTCGATTGCAAAGCGTGGGAAGCTTGTTATTACGGTGACGCATTCCGAGAAAGTGGCAGCGCGGAGTACGCGTGTCATTACAATGGCGGATGGGAGAGTAATTGACGTCACTCAGAAACAGGTGGCGTATGAGCATACGAGTGAGACGACGCAGGTTGCATCAAAAAGCTTAAACCCATTGACTGCACTCAAAATGGCGGCAAACAACGTGCGTATTAATATAAAGCGTAATCTGCTCGTGAGTTTTGGAGGGGCAATCGGAATTTTGAGCGTTATCTTGATGCTCGCAATTGGCTCGGGTGTAACGGATTATATAAACGACCAAATTAATGAGAGCTTAAATCCGACAACGATCCAGGTGACGAGCGCGTCCTCAGATTCGTCTGATGCAGCGGAATCATTTGTTCCTAATCCTTTACCTGAAACTGTCGCCATTTCAGAGGAACAACGAGAGATTGCGCAGAACTTAGATCATGTCGTTGCGGTTGAAGATGTGTACACAGCGATGCTATCAACGAGTGTCAATTTAGATGAGACTACCGTTGATATCGTATCGTTTGAAACAGTAAGTGAGACAACATCAGAGGATCAGCTAGTAGCAGGAGCACTGCCCGCAGACGATGAACTCCTCGTATCTGAAGGGGTTGCTCAAAAGCTTGTTGAGGACTCAACAGATTTAATTGGGGAAACGGTATTCTTCTATTTAAATACAACAGATGATCAAAATCGTCCTCAAGTGTTAGAAGCGGAATTCGTTGTTTCTGGCCTGAGTGAAGCGCGCTTGAATCAAGACACGGCCTACGCAACATACGCGGATGTGGAGGCGTTATTTGGGGATGAGGCCACACTTCTGCCGACGCAGCTAAATATCGAGGTCGATGATGTAGCGAACGTGGATGCGGTAACCGAAGCATTAGAATCGGAGGGCTTTACAGGCACTGGCGTTGGCAATATCCTGTCGCAGGTGACCATGTACTTGCAGATGGCGACGATGCTACTTGCTGGTATTGCAGCGATATCCCTCATCGTATCAGCCATCATGATCATCGTTGTGCTATACATCAGCGTCGTCGAGCGCACAAAAGAGATCGGGATTTTACGAGCTATCGGCGCGAGGAGAAAAGATATTAAACGAATCTTCTTTGCCGAAGCGGCGATACTCGGGACGATCAGCGGAATTATCGGGGTTGTCGGAGCCTACATTGTCTCTATTTTAGGCAACAACGTCATGGAGCAAACATTTGAAGCAAGTTTGATCAGCATGAACCTCGGCTATGCCGTAATCGGAATCGTAGTTAGCATCATCATCAGTATCATCGCTGCCATGATGCCAGCAGCAAAAGCATCCAAGCTCGATCCAATCGAATCGTTGAGGTATGAATAA
- a CDS encoding MarR family winged helix-turn-helix transcriptional regulator: MDQHLLGFVNAIDASFKKLVQESVTTEGIAKLSVNQIHYIEAISKLYNPTVTDIANAMNLSKASVTAGINKLVESGYAKKMQSTEDKRVFYVSLTDKSASFIQAKTFAAQSFGKKIEETLTPEEAEQFKTILIKLTRAFKEK, translated from the coding sequence ATGGATCAACACTTGTTAGGCTTTGTAAACGCCATTGATGCCTCTTTTAAGAAGTTAGTTCAAGAGTCAGTGACGACAGAGGGCATTGCGAAGTTGAGTGTGAATCAGATCCACTATATCGAAGCGATTTCGAAGCTTTATAATCCTACTGTAACGGACATTGCGAATGCGATGAACTTATCCAAAGCCTCTGTTACTGCAGGTATTAACAAGCTTGTAGAGTCAGGCTACGCGAAAAAGATGCAGTCCACAGAGGATAAGCGGGTGTTCTACGTGTCTCTTACAGATAAGAGCGCATCCTTTATTCAAGCGAAAACATTTGCTGCTCAATCGTTTGGTAAAAAGATTGAAGAAACGTTAACACCAGAAGAAGCAGAGCAATTTAAGACAATCCTAATCAAGCTTACACGTGCCTTCAAGGAGAAGTAA